The nucleotide window agaggcagagagagagagagagagagagagacagcgagagagacagcgagagagacagcgagagagagggagagagacaaagagagatctTCGGATCTGCCCGACTCATTCTATTAAACTCTGAGAGGGCGGAGAGGATAATATTTAGAGAGATACTGAACTCTATTTGACCATTTAATTATATTTCCAGAGGAACGGTCTGATTTTATCACCGTTCTCTTTCAACTCTGTTTCAGCCCAGTCGGGATAAGAAAGAGTCTCATTTCAGGAATTATGCTTTTTTTGGGGCACAGAACAGCCCcaggcatcacacacacacacacacacacacacacacacacacacacacacacacacacacacacacacacacacacacacacacacacacacacacacacacacacacggcgggGGCCAGAACTCGTGACTATAATTCAGTtcaatattttgtattttttgtgcGTCACAACACAGAGcatatccgtgtgtgtgtgtgtgtgtgtgtgtgtgtgtgatgtctctgGTTAGTGCTTTGGTTCTCTTGCTCTCAGATGTGTGCCAATGGAATGGCCTGAAATGTAAAAACTACGCCCACCTCTGGCACCGGGCCATGAAAAACAAGCTCGCTCATTGACACCAGTAACGTGCAGTGGAGCTTAGGCTCATTTAGCAATTACtaagtgtaacacacacacaaacacacactctaacacaaacacacacacacacactctaacacaaacACAGACTGGAGTCTCAGTCCTCATGTTATACTGACAGCTCTGTCAAACATTTACTCTGATACAGTACCCACCTGTTatatagcctgtgtgtgtgtgtgtatgtgtgtgtgtgtgtgtctgtgtgttgtactaaACATGGCCCAGATGTGTCAGACAGCAGCAGCTAGAGCATGACGATGACTCCCTCCagacctctacacacacacacacacacacacacacacacacacacacacacacacacacacacacacacacacacacacacacacacacacacacacacacacacacacacacacacacctctctctcccacatactgacacacacatgatctcacagacaaacacacaggagACAGGTTAACATAAACACGTTGTGTTGTGACTCACAGCGTCCTGAAAGCAGAGGTACTTTCCTGAGCTCTGAGACACAGCCTGGTTCTTGGCATGAcccactggaggagaggagttcaACATGGgaactgttacaatacacacacacctagcatacacacacacctagcatACACACAcctagcatacacacacacctagcatACACACACCTAGCATACACACACCTCGCATACACACAcctagcatacacacacacctagcatacacacacacctagcatACACACAcctagcatacacacacacctagcatACACACACCTCGCTTACACACacctcgcttacacacacacctaGCATACACACACCTCGCTTACACACAcatcgcttacacacacacacctcgcttacacacacacctcgcatacacacacctcacacacacacctcgcataggcacacacacaccttacacacacacacacctcgcttacacacacctcacacacacacccctcgcacacacacacacctcgcacacacacctctcacacacacacacacctcacacagacacacctcacaCAGACACCTTGCGTTCGTACACTCACCTCCCCTGGGTTGGGCGGAGTCATGGCCAGAGATCACCATGGAAACACCCCTCCTTTccagcctctccctccatccctccactatcGCTCTGGAAccatcctgacacacacacaacccatacACGCATGTATGTAACTCACAGTGCTGTAGCATTAGTAGTACTGCAGTCGTACTATAGTATTATTCAATAACTCACAGTGCTGTAGTATTGGTACTattgtagtagtactgtagtagtattcTAGTAACTCACAGTGCGGTAGTgttagtagtactgtagtagtactattGTAGTATTCTAGTAACTCACAGTGGAGTAGTATTAGTAGTactgcagtagtagtatagtagtattctAGTAACTCACAGTGCAGTAGTATGAGTAGTACTGcagtagtactatagtagtatTCTAGTAACTCACAGTGCAGCAGTatgagtagtactgtagtagtactatagtagtactatagtaactCACAGtgcggtagtattagtagtactgcagtagtactatagtagtatTCTAGGAACTCACAGTGCTGGCGTCATCGTAGACAGACAGTTCCATAGAGCCAGTGTAGTCCTGGTCCACAATCCCCTGCAGACACTCATCCAGCCAGCAGGAGGCGTTATGCACTGGTATGACTATAGACTAAAGACAGGAGGGGTTATACACTGGTATGACTATAGATTAGAGACAGGAGGGGTTATACACTGGTATGACTATAGACTAGAGACAGGAGGAGTTATACACTGGTATGACTATAGACAAAAGACAGGAGGGGTTATACACTGGTATGACTATAGACTAGAGACAGGAGGGTTATACACTGGCATGACTATAGACAAAAGACAGGAGGGGTTATACACTGGCATGACTATAGACAAAAGACAGGAGGGGTTATACACTGGTATGACTATAGACAAAAGACAGGAGGGGTTATACACTGGTATGACTATAGACTAGAGACAGGAGGGGTTATACACTGGTATGACTATAGACTAGAGACAGGAGGGGTTATACACTGGCATGACTATAGACAAAAGACAGGAGGGGTTATACACTGGTATGACTATAGATTAGAGACAGGAGGGGTTATACACTGGTATGACTATAGATTAGAGACAGGAGGGGTTATACACTGGTATGACTATAGACTAGAGACAGGAGGGGTTATACACTGGTATGACTATAGACAAGAGACAGGAGGGGTTATACACTGGTATGACTATAGACTAGAGACAGGAGGGGTTATACACTGGTATGACTATAGACTAGAGACAGGAGGGGTTATACACTGGTATGACTATAGACTAAAGACAGGAGGGGTTATACACTGGTATGACTATAGACTAGAGACAGGAGGGGTTATACACTGGTATGACTATAGACAAAAGACAGGAGGGGTTATACACTGGTATGACTATAgactagagacaggaggaggggttatacactgttatgactatagactatagaggaacaGATTGTGTCAGGCTAGATAATTAATATTAGCCAACGTGCAAACAGGCACCAACCAGATGTGCTGCCACAAAGTAAACAAAAACGCCAATCTGCAATTGCAACAGCATTATACATTCTTCATatgagcttgttttactccaatgtttgtaagcattgtaaatgtaaacaaacgcTGTATAGCGTTAAAACATGCTTAAAGCTATACTGTGTACATattggatggtcagtccttgcatccaaagCTCTGTCcgtgaatttgagtggttacattgtTCCAGGCGCGCGGACCTCAGAATTTTTACAATAACAGAGGCTTTGTTATCGTTTCTACTCCGGATTGACAGACTGGTACATTTTCCATCCGGTCTGGTTATCTAGGCCAGTGAAATGTTCTCTCGTGGACAAACAATGTTGGTTCTGGGTTGTTGCCGAGATTAGTGATATGTCACCTACCACCTCCACGGCCGTGCTTGCCTTCCCCCCTCCACCTCCGACCGACCCATCCTGCGCGCACTCCCCCTTGCAGAGCCTCTTGGCGGGGAGAGAGTCGGCCTCCTGCCCGTTGGGATGCTCCAGTGAACAGGTACTCATCTGAATAAACAAGGAAGACACGATAAAAACACGCTTTTTTGCCGAAAACTGGCTAGCGGATATGAAAGAGTGAACGTCGACGGAGAAAGCACACGTGGGATATTTACAGTGATATCTGCTCTTATAGAATGTATGACTTTGCATACGATGTTACACTCGTTCTCGAGTGAGCTGCTTTTCATTTGAGCTGTAAACAAACACCAAAATACATTCAAATTTGCTCTCGAAACTTGCCTGGAGAATAGCAGCTCCACTTCCGCAAACAAATATGATAAATCTCTCATTGGTCGGTTTAAAACGCGGACAAGCTTCTGATTCGCTGTTTCCAATGTTAGTCACACATGACGCAGAATTATTGACGTTCGCTTGGTCCCGCCCACTGCCCCAGTACAAACAGCAAATAAGAATCATTTACAGTCGCCTAGCAACGCAACTATATTACGTTTTAACAGTAGAACAACATCTTATTTTcctaggtatttttcttaaaactgca belongs to Oncorhynchus keta strain PuntledgeMale-10-30-2019 unplaced genomic scaffold, Oket_V2 Un_contig_15817_pilon_pilon, whole genome shotgun sequence and includes:
- the LOC118382861 gene encoding UDP-GlcNAc:betaGal beta-1,3-N-acetylglucosaminyltransferase-like protein 1; translated protein: MKSSSLENECNIVCKVIHSIRADITMSTCSLEHPNGQEADSLPAKRLCKGECAQDGSVGGGGGKASTAVEVSIVIPVHNASCWLDECLQGIVDQDYTGSMELSVYDDASTDGSRAIVEGWRERLERRGVSMVISGHDSAQPRGVGHAKNQAVSQSSGKYLCFQDAVSHNTTCLC